Proteins co-encoded in one Chionomys nivalis chromosome 6, mChiNiv1.1, whole genome shotgun sequence genomic window:
- the Dmp1 gene encoding dentin matrix acidic phosphoprotein 1 has product MKIAILLMFLWGLSWALPVARYQNTETESSEEWMGDLAQSPPPPTNSESSDESKVSSEEQANDEPSDSTESEEDMDTDSDQSASRPAGGLPKSVGTVVDKEDDEDDSGDDTFGDEDNGPGPEWRGRSRLDSDEDSADTTKSSEDSTSQENNTQDAPSDSRDHSSEEEAARQREAGDSTQDSVSEERWVGGGSEGESSHGDGSEFDDAGMLSDDPESTRSDRGHSKMSSAGIRSKESKGDHELRSTQDSNDSQSVELSSSKSFRRSQVSAEDDGGELADGNSRETQSDSTEDTASKEESRSESQEDTAESQSQEDSTEGQDPSSESSEEADGPSQESSSESQEWVARESRGDNPDNTSQMGDQEDSESSEEDSLNTFSSSESQSIEEQADSQSSESLRLSEESQESAQDGDSSSQEGLQSQSASRESRSEESQSEQDSRSEEEGDSDSRDSSRSKEESNSAENASSSEEYSHPKNMEADSRKLMVDAYHNKPIGDQDDNDCQDGY; this is encoded by the exons ATGAAGATCGCTATCCTGCTTATGTTCCTTTGGGGATTATCCTGGGCTCTCCCA gttGCCAGATATCAAAATACTGAAACCGAGAGCTCGGAAGAGTGGATG GGTGATTTGGCtcagtcaccaccaccacctacg aacAGTGAGTCATCAGACGAGAGTAAAGTTAGCTCAGAGGAACAG GCAAATGACGAGCCCAGTGACAGCACCGAGTCTGAAGAGGACATGGACACTGACAGTGACCAGTCTGCTTCTAGACCTGCCGGTGGTCTCCCTAAGAGTGTGGGGACAGTAGTCGATAAGGAAGATGACGAAGATGACAGTGGAGATGACACCTTTGGTGATGAGGACAATGGCCCAGGGCCTGAATGGAGAGGACGCTCCAGACTGGACAGTGATGAGGACTCTGCAGACACCACAAAATCCAGTGAAGACAGCACCTCTCAGGAAAATAATACCCAAGATGCCCCCAGTGACAGCAGGGACCACAGCAGTGAGGAGGAGGCAGCCAGGCAGCGTGAGGCAGGTGACTCCACTCAGGATAGCGTGAGTGAGGAACGTTGGGTAGGAGGTGGCAGTGAGGGCGAGAGTAGCCACGGGGACGGCTCTGAGTTCGATGATGCAGGGATGCTGAGCGATGACCCTGAAAGTACCAGGAGCGATCGGGGCCACTCCAAAATGAGCAGCGCCGGTATCAGGTCCAAAGAATCAAAAGGGGACCATGAGCTCAGGAGCACTCAGGATTCAAATGACAGCCAGTCTGTGGAATTGTCAAGCAGCAAGTCCTTTAGAAGGTCCCAGGTCTCCGCGGAAGATGACGGAGGTGAGCTCGCTGATGGCAATAGCAGGGAAACCCAGAGTGACTCCACAGAGGACACCGCCTCCAAGGAGGAAAGCAGGAGCGAGTCTCAGGAGGACACAGCCGAGAGTCAGTCCCAGGAAGACAGTACAGAGGGACAAGACCCCAGCAGCGAGTCCAGCGAGGAGGCTGATGGGCCATCCCAGGAAAGCAGTAGCGAGTCTCAGGAATGGGTGGCCAGGGAGTCCAGGGGCGACAACCCAGATAACACAAGTCAGATGGGAGACCAGGAAGACAGCGAGTCCAGCGAGGAGGACAGCCTGAACACGTTCTCCAGCTCAGAAAGCCAGTCCATAGAGGAGCAAGCTGACAGTCAGTCCAGTGAGAGCCTCAGACTCTCAGAGGAGAGTCAGGAGTCAGCCCAGGATGGGGACAGTTCCAGCCAGGAAGGCCTCCAGTCTCAGAGCGCTTCCAGGGAGAGCAGGAGCGAGGAGAGCCAGTCCGAGCAGGACAGCCGTTCTGAGGAAGAGGGGGACAGTGACTCTCGGGACAGTAGCAGATCCAAAGAAGAGAGTAACTCTGCAGAGAATGCTTCAAGCAGCGAGGAATACAGCCATCCCAAAAACATGGAGGCTGACAGCAGGAAACTGATGGTCGATGCTTACCACAACAAACCCATCGGGGACCAAGACGACAACGATTGCCAAGATGGCTACTAG